AAAAAATCATGTCGGTCGAAGTTATTTTGTTAGAACGGATTGAAGGCTTGGGTTCATTGGGCGATGTCGCCAAGGTCGCGCCAGGTTACGCGCGTAATTATTTATTGCCGATGGGCAAGGCATTGCGCGCCAACGATGAAAATAAAAAAACATTCGAAGCCGAAAAGAAAAAATACGAAGCGGCCAACGAAGAAAAACGCATCGAAGCCGAAAAATTGATGAAGAAGGTCGATGGTGCAAAAATTAAAATCGTTCGCGCCGCGTCGGAAACCGGTCAGCTTTATGGTTCGGTCAGCGCGCGCGATATCGCCGAAAGCCTATCGACCAAGGGTCATGTCGTCGAACGCTCCAGCGTTTTGATTGGCAAGGCGATTAAGGATATTGGCGAACACGAAGTCAAATTACGTTTCCACGCCGATGTGTTGGCCACCGTAATGGTGCAGGTTGTTAAAAACGCCGATGATGTGGTGATTGCCGCCGCGCCGTCGGTCGAGGATAGAAAACTCAGCAAGACCGAAATGGCCACGCAATTAAAGGCCGAGAAAAAATTGGCCG
This genomic stretch from Hydrotalea sp. harbors:
- the rplI gene encoding 50S ribosomal protein L9; translation: MSVEVILLERIEGLGSLGDVAKVAPGYARNYLLPMGKALRANDENKKTFEAEKKKYEAANEEKRIEAEKLMKKVDGAKIKIVRAASETGQLYGSVSARDIAESLSTKGHVVERSSVLIGKAIKDIGEHEVKLRFHADVLATVMVQVVKNADDVVIAAAPSVEDRKLSKTEMATQLKAEKKLAAEKAKLAKQEMKEAEQKAKADAKEEKAEEKSAKASKAAAKDSEKKASAKKPAVKKAAKKK